A stretch of Arachis hypogaea cultivar Tifrunner chromosome 15, arahy.Tifrunner.gnm2.J5K5, whole genome shotgun sequence DNA encodes these proteins:
- the LOC140179337 gene encoding uncharacterized protein, whose protein sequence is MECQAKDPNMKRYLEKTLEHLQQFSDTKVRHITRELNSRADSLSKLASTKLRENNRSLIQEALKEPSVIKSDSKSDILSVSGSNLRWMIPRVECLKFDILPKKCKEAKRIRRKSHNYTLVQNVLYRRGVFALLLKCVLTSRTEEALEEVHNDIYGNHLGARSLARNEIRAGFLWLTLQKDATDFVKK, encoded by the coding sequence ATGGAGTGCCAAGCAAAGGATCCTAATATGAAGAGATACTTAGAGAAAACGCTTGAACATCTTCAACAATTCAGTGATACCAAGGTCCGACATATAACTCGGGAACTTAATAGCCGAGCAGATTCCCTTTCTAAATTGGCAAGTACCAAACTAAGGGAAAATAATAGAAGTTTGATACAAGAAGCCCTCAaagagccttctgtaatcaagtCAGATAGTAAGTCGGACATACTATCTGTCTCCGGCTCAAACCTCAGGTGGATGATCCCCCGTGTTGAAtgcctaaaattcgacatccttccCAAGAAGTGTAAGGAAGCCAAAAGAATTCGGAGGAAATCCCATAATTACACCTTGGTACAAAATGTCCTTTACAGAAGGGGGGTATTCGCACTTTTACTGAAATGTGTTCTGACTAGTAGAACTGAAGAAgccttggaggaagtacacaatGACATCTATGGGAACCATCTTGGGGCACGATCTTTGGCTAGAAATGAGATCCGAGCTGGATTCCTCTGGCTGACTTTACAAAAGGACGCTACCGACTTTGTCAAAAAGTGA
- the LOC112750788 gene encoding proteasome subunit beta type-3-A gives MSIFEYNGSALVAMVGKNCFAIASDRRLGVQLQTIATDFQRISKIHDKLFIGLSGLATDAQTLYQRLVFRHKLYQLREERDMKPETFASLVSALLYEKRFGPYFCQPVIAGLGDEDKPFICTMDSIGAKELAKDFVVAGTASESLYGACESMFKPDMEPEELFETISQALLSSVDRDCLSGWGGHVYVVTPTEVKERILKGRMD, from the exons ATGTCGATCTTCGAGTACAACGGGAGTGCCCTAGTGGCTATGGTTGGCAAGAACTGCTTTGCCATCGCCAGCGATCGGAGGCTCGGTGTCCAGCTTCAAACCATAGCCACCGATTTCCAAAGAATCTCAAAGATACACGACAAACTCTTCATCGGTCTCTCTGGCCTCGCCACCGATGCCCAAACTCT GTACCAGCGTCTGGTTTTCAGGCACAAACTGTATCAGCTTAGGGAAGAGAGGGATATGAAGCCCGAGACCTTTGCTAGCTTGGTCTCTGCCCTTCTCTATGAGAAAAG GTTTGGTCCATACTTTTGCCAGCCTGTAATTGCTGGCTTAGGAGATGAGGATAAACCATTCATTTGCACAATGGATTCAATTGGAGCAAA GGAGCTTGCTAAGGATTTTGTTGTTGCTGGCACTGCCTCTGAATCTCTATATGGTGCTTGCGAGTCAATGTTTAAGCCTGACATG GAACCAGAAGAATTGTTTGAGACTATCTCTCAAGCTCTGCTGTCATCAGTAGATCGTGATTGTTTAAGTGGCTGGGGTGGACATGTCTATGTTGT TACACCAACTGAAGTAAAGGAAAGGATCTTGAAGGGAAGAATGGATTAA
- the LOC140179338 gene encoding protein FAR1-RELATED SEQUENCE 5-like, which yields MKFHYELFGDVLAFDATYHGNKYKKSLVVFSKTNHRKQTYIFGFVWLQDVEVRTYRWILLNLLDVIGQKKLNLIVTDGDKAMHAGIAEMMPSAKHRLCAWHLEKTYIQQVKEIEFQQVFKKAIYANFDVDKFKRYLKTSVKFLSVVKNTWVQLTYDIKKSWAIIYLRETFCAGYRTMSRCERINSFIKAFLKSTNSILELVHNLDRVVKDYRNNEVTTQFYYTYYTLVLTIVLDAIELSASKLYTRVVSRDVKKQIKGVATLLFQGRVSINTTIV from the coding sequence ATGAAATTTCATTATGAGTTGTTTGGTGATGTCCTTGCATTTGATGCGACATATCATGGGAACAAGTACAAGAAATCTCTGGTGGTGTTCTCCAAGACGAATCATCGTAAGCAAACTTACATTTTTGGATTTGTCTGGCTGCAGGACGTGGAGGTCCGTACTTATAGGTGGATTCTTCTGAACCTTTTGGATGTTATTGGACAAAAAAAATTGAACCTCATTGTCACGGATGGTGATAAGGCAATGCACGCTGGCATTGCGGAGATGATGCCTTCTGCCAAGCACCGACTATGTGCATGGCATCTGGAGAAAACTTATATCCAACAGGTAAAGGAAATTGAATTTCAGCAAGTATTCAAGAAGGCTATCTATGCAAACTTTGATGTTGACAAGTTCAAGAGATATTTGAAGACATCCGTCAAGTTTCTCAGTGTGGTCAAAAATACGTGGGTGCAATTGACGTATGACATTAAAAAGAGTTGGGCAATAATCTATTTAAGGGAGACTTTTTGTGCCGGATATAGGACAATGTCAAGATGTGAAAGAATCAATTCTTTCATTAAAGCATTTCTAAAGTCAACGAATAGCATTCTTGAACTAGTTCACAACTTGGATAGGGTCGTAAAAGACTATCGGAACAACGAGGTTACTACACAATTTTACTATACTTATTACACGCTAGTGTTAACTATCGTATTAGATGCAATAGAGTTGTCTGCATCGAAGCTATATACAAGAGTTGTTTCCAGGGACGTTAAGAAGCAAATCAAAGGTGTTGCGACGCTATTGTTTCAGGGAAGGGTGAGCATCAACACGACCATCGTGTAA